A stretch of the Flavobacterium sp. 5 genome encodes the following:
- a CDS encoding CoA transferase subunit A, whose product MINKKVNTVQEALQGIENGMTLMLGGFGLCGIPENSIAELVQKETNNLTCISNNAGVDDFGLGLLLQKKQIKKMISSYVGENAEFERQMLSGELEVDLIPQGTLAERCRAAQAGIPAFFTPAGYGTEVAKGKEVREFNGKMHIMEHAFKADFAIIKAWKGDTAGNLIFKGTARNFNPAMAGAAKITIAEVEELVEAGTLDPNQIHTPGILVQRIFQGEIYEKRIEQRTVRSKN is encoded by the coding sequence ATGATTAACAAAAAAGTAAATACTGTTCAGGAAGCACTTCAAGGAATTGAAAACGGAATGACCCTTATGCTTGGTGGTTTTGGATTATGTGGCATACCCGAAAACTCCATCGCTGAATTAGTTCAAAAAGAAACCAACAATTTAACGTGTATTTCCAATAATGCAGGTGTAGATGATTTCGGATTAGGTTTGCTTTTGCAAAAAAAACAAATCAAAAAAATGATTTCTTCCTATGTAGGTGAAAATGCCGAGTTCGAACGCCAAATGCTTTCTGGTGAACTTGAAGTAGACCTTATCCCACAAGGAACGTTGGCAGAAAGATGCAGAGCTGCTCAAGCAGGAATACCTGCCTTTTTTACCCCAGCTGGCTATGGTACCGAAGTCGCCAAAGGTAAAGAAGTACGTGAATTTAATGGAAAAATGCACATTATGGAGCACGCGTTCAAAGCCGACTTTGCCATCATAAAAGCATGGAAAGGCGATACAGCTGGAAACCTCATCTTCAAAGGAACTGCAAGAAATTTTAATCCTGCAATGGCTGGTGCTGCCAAAATCACTATAGCCGAAGTTGAAGAACTTGTCGAAGCAGGTACATTAGATCCCAATCAAATTCATACTCCTGGAATTTTAGTACAACGTATTTTTCAAGGAGAAATTTACGAAAAGAGAATTGAGCAACGCACCGTTCGTTCCAAGAACTAA
- a CDS encoding CoA transferase subunit B: MLDKIGIAKRIAQELKDRYFVNLGIGIPTLVANYIPKGIDVEFQSENGVLGMGPFPFEGDEDADIINAGKQTITTLPGASFFDSATSFGMIRGQHVDLTILGAMEVSENGDIANWKIPGKMVKGMGGAMDLVASAENIIVAMMHVNKAGESKILKKCTLPLTGVGCVKKVVTELAVLEITPQGFKLLERASGVTVEHIIASTEANLIIEGDIPEMIID; this comes from the coding sequence ATGTTAGATAAAATAGGAATTGCAAAACGAATTGCACAAGAATTAAAAGACCGATATTTCGTGAATCTAGGCATCGGAATACCAACTTTGGTGGCTAACTATATCCCAAAAGGAATTGATGTCGAATTTCAAAGCGAAAATGGCGTCCTAGGTATGGGCCCGTTCCCTTTTGAAGGAGATGAAGATGCCGATATCATCAACGCAGGAAAACAAACAATAACAACATTACCAGGAGCATCTTTTTTTGACTCAGCCACTAGTTTTGGAATGATTCGAGGACAACATGTTGATTTAACAATCCTTGGAGCTATGGAAGTCTCCGAAAACGGAGATATAGCCAACTGGAAAATCCCTGGAAAAATGGTTAAAGGAATGGGAGGAGCAATGGACTTAGTAGCTTCTGCAGAGAATATTATTGTTGCTATGATGCACGTTAACAAAGCTGGAGAGTCCAAAATATTAAAAAAATGTACCTTACCATTAACAGGTGTCGGCTGTGTAAAAAAAGTAGTAACCGAATTAGCTGTTTTGGAAATCACACCACAAGGTTTTAAACTACTGGAACGTGCTTCAGGTGTAACAGTAGAACATATTATTGCCTCTACAGAAGCCAATTTGATTATAGAAGGAGATATTCCAGAAATGATAATTGATTAA
- a CDS encoding outer membrane beta-barrel protein produces the protein MKNFKLVLIAFLFSAGMMAQDRGSVVLDVYGSYTFSNNVNFDYGHIKIGDGFTYGAGFEFFPQKSSSVELKYLRLDTSFSANVPAAIGSKNVNGNGAFNYILIGGNHYFDNGGNAVPYLGGGIGMAIVDGPQGGSDTNFAWEIKGGVKIKTASIVSVSLQANLISTIAPAGTDTYWGYYGPIAVQDYAYSYQFGLGAIIGFNFK, from the coding sequence ATGAAAAATTTCAAATTAGTATTAATAGCATTCTTATTTTCTGCTGGTATGATGGCACAAGATAGAGGATCTGTAGTTCTTGATGTTTATGGCAGTTATACGTTCTCAAACAACGTTAACTTTGATTATGGACACATTAAAATTGGAGATGGTTTTACGTACGGAGCTGGATTTGAATTTTTCCCTCAAAAATCTTCTTCTGTAGAACTAAAATATTTAAGACTTGACACTTCCTTTAGTGCTAATGTTCCAGCAGCTATTGGTAGTAAAAATGTTAATGGTAATGGAGCGTTCAATTACATCTTAATTGGAGGAAATCACTACTTTGATAATGGTGGTAATGCAGTTCCTTATTTAGGAGGAGGAATAGGTATGGCAATTGTTGATGGTCCGCAAGGCGGAAGTGACACTAACTTTGCTTGGGAAATTAAAGGCGGGGTTAAAATAAAAACAGCTTCTATTGTTTCTGTAAGTCTTCAAGCTAACCTTATATCAACTATTGCTCCTGCTGGTACTGATACATACTGGGGTTATTATGGTCCTATAGCCGTTCAGGATTACGCTTATTCTTACCAATTTGGTTTAGGAGCTATCATCGGTTTCAACTTTAAATAA
- a CDS encoding glycosyl hydrolase, translating to MKKTVLFAVLVLVFVGCETPSINNESEVKASWSSSAQYASWANGGYTVYNNIWGSGAGSQSIWANTYSQWGVWANHPNTGGIKSYPNSTKYIGKKLSAINTLSTSFNATTPAGGAWESCYDLWDSTNANEIMLWMNYTGNADGSGNVKPISYNWSATGAAVPVYTNQSIGGHTWNVFRGNNGSNNVYSFLRTTKTNSGTIDAKAIFNWIKTKGWIGDVTVGNIQYGFEITSSYGTNAGGLNYTCNSYSVTSN from the coding sequence ATGAAAAAAACAGTTTTATTTGCAGTATTAGTACTAGTATTTGTTGGATGTGAGACTCCTAGTATAAACAATGAATCAGAGGTAAAGGCTTCTTGGTCATCATCTGCTCAATATGCCAGTTGGGCAAATGGGGGATATACAGTTTACAACAACATTTGGGGTTCGGGAGCAGGTAGTCAGTCTATTTGGGCTAACACTTACAGTCAATGGGGTGTTTGGGCTAATCATCCTAATACAGGAGGAATCAAATCGTACCCAAATTCTACTAAATATATTGGAAAAAAACTTAGTGCTATAAATACGCTTAGTACTAGTTTCAATGCAACTACTCCGGCAGGAGGTGCATGGGAGTCTTGTTATGATCTTTGGGACAGTACAAATGCTAATGAAATTATGCTTTGGATGAATTATACTGGTAATGCAGATGGTAGCGGGAACGTAAAGCCAATTTCGTATAATTGGTCTGCCACTGGAGCAGCTGTTCCAGTTTATACAAATCAAAGTATTGGAGGGCATACATGGAATGTCTTTAGGGGAAATAATGGTTCTAATAATGTATATTCATTTTTGCGTACAACAAAAACTAACAGTGGTACAATAGATGCGAAAGCTATTTTTAATTGGATAAAAACTAAAGGTTGGATAGGGGATGTTACCGTTGGTAATATACAATATGGGTTTGAAATCACATCATCGTATGGGACAAATGCTGGAGGTTTAAATTATACATGTAATAGTTATTCAGTGACAAGTAACTAA
- a CDS encoding CAP domain-containing protein, with protein MKLYKAFFLFFLIVSCQNDIDDVIVDSDVTSTVLVEINKLRVTGCQCGEEYMPPVSPLVSNSILSKTAINQAHDMNVRNYFDHISPEGISPIQRAVYFGYTGTYVGEVIAKNYTNSVEVVAGWKNSPDHCKAMMDGIYIEMGAGKSGSIWVANFGK; from the coding sequence ATGAAGTTATATAAAGCCTTTTTCTTGTTTTTTCTTATAGTTTCTTGTCAAAATGACATTGATGATGTTATAGTAGATAGTGATGTTACCTCTACTGTTTTGGTTGAAATAAATAAATTAAGAGTAACAGGTTGTCAATGTGGAGAGGAATATATGCCTCCAGTTTCTCCTTTAGTTAGTAATTCTATATTGAGTAAAACGGCTATTAATCAGGCACATGATATGAATGTTCGAAATTACTTTGATCATATTTCACCAGAGGGAATAAGTCCAATTCAAAGAGCTGTGTATTTTGGCTATACAGGAACTTATGTTGGAGAGGTAATTGCAAAAAACTATACTAATTCTGTTGAAGTTGTTGCTGGTTGGAAAAATAGTCCAGATCATTGTAAAGCTATGATGGATGGAATTTATATTGAAATGGGTGCGGGAAAATCTGGTAGTATTTGGGTAGCTAATTTTGGAAAATAA
- a CDS encoding sensor histidine kinase, producing the protein MKKNISFYVMHFCLCFIFLFLPYAFTTNGSIFSLPNLANNPHDRIYFFIYFLLLIFFYFNYYILIPRIYFKEKQIRYITILLFFLLFFLWVSNIFDTPDLNFLDFRNQRQLPFGQMPPPPSKGFNHQNIPFSHKIPTAEFNDLTHFGGPPTQYSHTILVYLIGVVSSLFIAIKIRLSKVEEDRMKSELSFLKAQINPHFLFNTLNSIYSLAIKKDDKTADAVVQLSELMRYIITNANDDVIALDKEINYINNYILLQKTRLGNTVTVDYILEGNSSGKAITPLILISFIENAFKHGVNPNENSEICIKITIIEDYLTLFVSNNKVQSIKSDSGIGLQNTIERLTLLYPNNHVLSIDDTPKMYLVNLTIKVG; encoded by the coding sequence ATGAAAAAAAATATTTCATTTTATGTAATGCACTTTTGTTTGTGTTTTATATTTCTATTTTTACCATATGCTTTTACTACTAATGGAAGTATTTTTAGTTTACCAAACTTAGCAAACAATCCACACGATAGGATTTACTTTTTCATCTATTTTTTACTGCTGATTTTCTTCTATTTCAATTATTACATTTTAATTCCCAGGATTTATTTTAAAGAAAAACAAATTCGTTATATCACCATTTTGCTATTCTTTTTATTATTTTTTCTTTGGGTCTCTAATATTTTTGATACTCCAGATCTCAATTTTTTAGATTTCAGAAATCAGAGACAACTACCATTTGGCCAAATGCCTCCACCTCCTTCTAAGGGCTTTAATCACCAAAACATTCCTTTTTCACATAAAATACCTACTGCTGAATTTAATGATTTAACTCACTTTGGAGGGCCGCCTACACAATACAGCCATACTATTTTAGTATATCTTATTGGTGTTGTTTCAAGTTTATTTATTGCTATAAAAATTCGTCTTTCAAAGGTAGAAGAAGATAGAATGAAATCTGAATTGTCTTTTTTAAAAGCTCAAATCAATCCACATTTTTTATTCAATACCTTGAACAGCATTTATTCATTAGCCATAAAAAAAGATGACAAAACCGCCGATGCTGTCGTACAGCTATCTGAATTGATGCGCTATATTATTACAAATGCCAATGATGATGTTATTGCTTTAGACAAAGAAATCAATTATATCAACAATTACATACTATTACAAAAAACCCGATTAGGAAATACTGTAACTGTTGATTATATATTGGAAGGAAATTCATCTGGTAAAGCCATTACACCGCTTATTTTAATTTCTTTTATCGAAAATGCTTTCAAACACGGAGTAAATCCAAACGAAAACTCCGAAATTTGCATCAAGATTACCATTATTGAAGATTATCTGACATTATTTGTTTCTAATAATAAGGTGCAATCCATAAAATCCGACAGTGGTATTGGTTTACAAAACACTATCGAAAGACTCACGCTTTTGTATCCCAACAATCATGTTTTATCCATTGATGACACTCCAAAAATGTATCTGGTAAACTTAACAATTAAAGTAGGATGA
- a CDS encoding LytTR family DNA-binding domain-containing protein has protein sequence MIKAIALDDEPPALEILQSFCNRIDCVDLQKTFTKSEDALKYLKKYPVDLLFLDINMPAISGIDFCKNLPHKIMVIFTTAYSEYAVEGFTLSATDYLLKPISFIRFEQAVERAFAQWKSQNQNQEQQYLFIRADYSLIKILISDILYIEGLDDYLKIHIQNQKTIVARMTMKSLLEKLPETEFIRVHRSFIVSISKIEKVRNKTIYINQQEIPVSASYETTFFALLNKE, from the coding sequence ATGATAAAAGCAATTGCACTTGATGATGAACCGCCAGCTCTTGAAATTCTGCAAAGTTTTTGCAATAGAATTGACTGTGTTGATTTGCAGAAAACATTTACAAAATCGGAAGATGCGCTCAAATATTTGAAAAAATATCCTGTCGATTTGTTGTTTCTTGACATTAACATGCCAGCTATATCAGGAATTGATTTCTGCAAAAACTTACCTCATAAAATCATGGTGATATTCACAACGGCTTACTCCGAATATGCTGTAGAAGGATTCACCCTGAGTGCAACAGATTATCTATTAAAACCTATTTCTTTTATACGGTTTGAACAAGCCGTAGAAAGAGCATTTGCACAATGGAAATCCCAAAATCAAAATCAAGAACAGCAATATCTTTTTATCCGAGCTGATTACAGCTTAATAAAAATTCTGATTTCTGATATTTTATATATTGAAGGACTTGATGATTACCTGAAAATTCACATTCAAAATCAAAAAACAATTGTAGCCAGAATGACCATGAAATCCTTACTGGAAAAACTGCCAGAAACTGAATTCATAAGAGTACATCGTTCTTTTATTGTTTCTATATCTAAAATAGAGAAGGTACGCAATAAAACAATCTACATTAACCAACAAGAAATTCCTGTAAGTGCGAGTTATGAAACTACATTTTTCGCACTACTAAACAAAGAATAA
- a CDS encoding intradiol ring-cleavage dioxygenase, translated as MERKDFLRGLGLVGLGSLSIIPMINACSKDDDTTTDSAVGSTTESGECSVTTSETAGPFPTKNPTSLVTSNITSNRTGVEFAVNINIKNTNASCAALEGAIVDIWHCDKDGYYSEYGGTAMQSADFTSVHFLRGRQTTDANGLVHFTSIFPGWYSGRATHIHVHVYNASGTSLLVTQIAFPEGSDSAVALVNASSVNGYTKGLTGYTYNASDNVFSDSTTNEMSTITGNVSDGFILTHTINVAG; from the coding sequence ATGGAAAGAAAAGATTTTTTAAGAGGGTTGGGCTTAGTTGGATTGGGTTCTTTGTCCATAATTCCCATGATTAACGCATGTAGTAAAGACGATGATACCACAACTGATTCTGCAGTAGGATCTACAACTGAATCAGGAGAGTGTTCAGTAACAACATCAGAAACGGCGGGGCCATTTCCAACAAAAAATCCAACATCATTAGTTACTTCAAATATTACCAGTAATAGAACAGGTGTAGAATTTGCTGTCAATATTAATATAAAAAACACTAATGCAAGCTGTGCAGCACTAGAAGGAGCGATTGTAGATATTTGGCATTGTGACAAGGATGGCTATTACTCTGAGTATGGTGGAACAGCGATGCAATCAGCTGATTTTACTTCCGTGCATTTTTTGAGAGGAAGGCAAACTACAGATGCTAATGGTCTAGTACATTTTACTTCCATTTTTCCTGGATGGTATAGTGGCAGAGCGACTCATATACACGTACATGTTTACAACGCATCAGGAACTTCATTACTGGTAACTCAAATTGCATTTCCAGAAGGTTCAGATAGTGCAGTAGCACTAGTAAACGCATCAAGTGTAAATGGATATACTAAAGGGCTAACTGGATATACTTATAACGCATCAGACAATGTTTTTTCAGACTCTACTACTAATGAAATGTCAACTATTACTGGAAATGTTTCAGATGGTTTTATTTTGACACACACAATAAATGTAGCTGGCTAA
- a CDS encoding pirin, with protein MIKQTPAQIFKSNLRTVIKTDVFLNLATFNFGIYQDSSRKPFGTLKVFNEITLAPLQKVLTLIDTDTEIVFLPLFGGITYKDDTDNEDFIRIEQIKHISARKGISLEVSNPYEKENVSYLEIWFSTKTANFKPATNRFDFGFSERNRLNPLFDFSNTMGFIGIYDGRKEGYYALKDNFNGLFIFVIKGAFEVENRLLQEKDGLSLKKTETVEWEALSENAILLVFEVPTENL; from the coding sequence ATGATAAAACAAACTCCTGCTCAAATTTTTAAATCCAATTTAAGAACTGTCATTAAAACAGATGTTTTTCTGAATTTAGCAACTTTTAACTTTGGAATTTATCAAGATTCGTCTCGAAAACCATTTGGCACTTTGAAGGTTTTTAATGAAATAACACTGGCTCCTTTACAAAAAGTACTGACCTTAATTGACACCGACACCGAAATAGTATTCCTTCCTCTTTTTGGAGGAATTACCTATAAAGACGATACAGATAATGAAGATTTCATTAGAATTGAACAAATAAAACACATATCAGCACGAAAAGGGATATCGCTTGAAGTTTCTAACCCCTATGAAAAAGAAAACGTAAGCTATTTAGAAATTTGGTTCTCAACAAAAACTGCCAATTTTAAACCAGCTACAAATCGATTTGATTTTGGATTTTCTGAAAGAAATAGATTAAATCCACTTTTTGACTTCTCGAATACAATGGGTTTCATAGGCATTTATGATGGTAGAAAAGAAGGTTATTATGCTTTAAAAGACAATTTTAATGGTCTTTTCATTTTTGTAATTAAGGGCGCATTTGAAGTAGAAAACAGATTATTACAAGAAAAAGATGGTTTGAGTTTAAAGAAAACAGAAACAGTAGAATGGGAAGCACTCTCAGAAAATGCCATTTTATTAGTGTTTGAAGTTCCAACAGAAAATTTATAA
- a CDS encoding T9SS type A sorting domain-containing protein, with translation MKKFYSLLLLTLFGILSSYAQTVDETFVKPIPYKSAKVAVIKELPDGKILLGGDIGFYKDKTVKNLIRLNADYSLDETFVFNGDLKFKIKDVKFQSNGNIIVLTTSGNSGYADYFMLYQLDSNGGIIKEVSTIFNATSIAVQGDDKILVTGGEIGYYSFTSCYLHRYNSDFSLDETFNNDLAFNASTNTVVVSNDGIFVSGLFSSVDGISKNSIVKLKFDGTIDDTFDVGIGAKGRTFSMTLQNNDKLVIGGNFKPSTDLVSNANMIRLNTDGSIDNSFSCEYYSYENSTVIIKDTYIYISAGINNGVEFTFYIIRLNSDGSLDASFSPGKLNETSYDFTMGIVGDKILYNNSENTGNKYGVSVCDLSGSLLESSELKASRFGSFQIGDYLDGKLVVSGDFIKVNDVETFGIALMDESGTVDKSFVLPKYLGEIRQFQIVDDNTIFVSTINKLLKLNSKGEVLKDFDFKTDTQLINMYQFKVLNDGKILASDSGTFCKLNADGTVELTFNFNPIENFWTTAVKFELQDDKIICGVMYTTFNSDHLYKLLRFNLDGSIDETFNINGSGPDYSIEKIKVLDTGEIIVAGGFKIFNGISDANQVVKLSKDGEMDLPFNENQKASPIGYSTDHGYVKLEQGGAVLYITEVDGKVTALNLDGTFVNNFEMPAGIDQVTDIIALDEETALVTSKSKAKSVGDLDNYIFAIGTPSNSQSFIVKINVGKPSGSLSVGPTLEQLSSSIQLYPVPVSSQMNLSFSNLISPTKISIYSMNGAELYSAKIQSADRTEVDMSKFSSGTYIVKLYTTSGETIKKVVKK, from the coding sequence ATGAAGAAATTTTACTCATTGTTATTGCTTACTCTTTTCGGAATTTTATCATCTTATGCTCAAACCGTTGATGAAACTTTTGTAAAACCTATTCCTTATAAATCAGCAAAAGTTGCTGTAATAAAAGAACTTCCCGATGGAAAAATTTTATTGGGTGGAGATATTGGATTTTATAAAGACAAAACTGTAAAAAATCTTATCCGATTGAATGCTGATTATTCTCTTGATGAAACTTTTGTTTTCAATGGAGATCTTAAATTTAAAATAAAGGATGTTAAATTTCAGAGTAATGGTAATATTATAGTTTTAACAACTAGTGGGAATAGTGGATATGCTGATTATTTTATGTTATATCAACTTGATTCGAATGGTGGAATTATAAAGGAAGTTAGTACAATTTTTAACGCTACTTCTATTGCGGTTCAGGGTGATGATAAAATATTGGTTACTGGTGGAGAAATAGGTTATTATAGCTTTACAAGTTGTTATCTTCATAGATATAATAGTGATTTTTCATTAGATGAAACTTTTAATAATGATTTAGCTTTTAATGCTTCAACAAATACTGTTGTGGTTTCGAATGATGGTATATTTGTCAGTGGTTTATTTAGTTCTGTTGATGGAATTTCTAAAAATAGTATCGTAAAGTTGAAATTTGACGGAACAATTGATGATACATTTGATGTGGGTATAGGTGCAAAAGGCCGCACATTTTCTATGACACTTCAGAATAATGATAAATTAGTAATTGGAGGAAATTTTAAGCCTAGTACTGATTTAGTATCTAACGCAAATATGATTAGATTAAATACAGACGGTTCAATTGATAATAGTTTCTCTTGTGAGTATTATAGTTATGAGAACTCAACTGTTATAATAAAAGATACTTACATATACATTAGTGCCGGAATTAATAATGGTGTAGAATTTACTTTTTATATTATCCGACTTAATTCTGATGGATCGTTGGATGCTAGTTTTTCCCCTGGAAAATTAAATGAAACCAGTTATGATTTTACTATGGGTATAGTAGGTGATAAAATTTTATATAATAATTCTGAAAATACAGGAAATAAATATGGTGTATCCGTGTGCGATTTATCAGGTAGTCTATTGGAATCTTCTGAATTAAAAGCAAGCAGATTTGGTAGTTTTCAAATTGGTGATTATTTAGATGGTAAATTAGTTGTTTCAGGTGATTTTATAAAAGTTAATGATGTTGAGACTTTTGGCATTGCTTTGATGGATGAAAGTGGCACAGTTGATAAATCTTTTGTTTTGCCAAAATATTTAGGAGAAATCAGACAGTTCCAAATTGTAGATGATAATACTATTTTTGTTAGTACTATAAATAAATTATTAAAATTAAATAGTAAAGGTGAAGTTTTAAAAGATTTTGATTTTAAAACAGATACTCAATTGATTAACATGTATCAGTTTAAAGTTTTAAATGATGGTAAAATACTTGCTAGCGATTCAGGGACATTCTGTAAATTGAATGCAGACGGAACTGTAGAGCTAACTTTTAATTTTAATCCAATTGAAAATTTTTGGACTACAGCAGTTAAGTTTGAATTACAAGATGATAAAATTATTTGTGGAGTTATGTATACTACTTTTAATTCGGATCATCTTTATAAATTGTTGAGATTTAATTTAGATGGTTCAATTGATGAAACTTTTAATATAAACGGTTCAGGTCCGGATTATTCAATAGAGAAAATTAAAGTTCTTGATACTGGTGAAATTATTGTTGCAGGTGGTTTTAAAATTTTTAATGGGATTTCTGATGCTAATCAGGTCGTTAAACTTTCGAAAGATGGTGAAATGGATTTACCATTTAATGAAAATCAAAAAGCATCGCCAATTGGCTATAGTACAGACCATGGTTATGTGAAATTAGAGCAAGGTGGGGCAGTTTTATATATTACAGAAGTGGATGGAAAAGTAACTGCATTAAATCTTGATGGTACTTTTGTAAATAATTTCGAAATGCCAGCTGGAATAGATCAAGTCACGGATATTATTGCATTAGATGAAGAAACTGCATTAGTTACAAGTAAATCTAAAGCAAAATCAGTAGGTGATTTAGATAATTATATTTTTGCAATTGGTACACCAAGTAACTCGCAGTCATTTATTGTGAAAATTAATGTTGGTAAACCATCGGGTTCTTTATCTGTTGGTCCAACTCTGGAACAATTATCTTCAAGTATTCAGTTGTATCCAGTTCCAGTAAGTAGCCAAATGAATTTATCTTTTTCAAATTTAATTTCGCCAACTAAAATTTCAATTTATTCAATGAATGGAGCTGAATTATACTCAGCTAAAATACAAAGTGCAGATAGAACTGAAGTCGATATGTCTAAGTTTTCTTCGGGCACTTATATCGTAAAATTATATACTACTTCTGGGGAAACAATTAAAAAAGTTGTTAAAAAATAG
- a CDS encoding fumarate hydratase codes for MDFIYQDPYPILRDDTQYRKISSDFVKVEQFGEREILTVDPKGLELLAQEALKDVSFMLRTSHLEKLKAILDDPEATDNDRFVAYNLLQNAVVAIDGELPSCQDTGTAIVMAKKGENVYTGADDAEWLSRGIFNTYQERNLRYSQIVPISMFEEKNSGSNLPAQIDIYAKKGASYEFLFLAKGGGSANKTYLYQQTKSLLNEKSLDAFIRAKIMDLGTSACPPYHLALVIGGTSAEANLAAVKKASAGYFDHLPTTGNMSGQAFRDLEWEKRVQLICQQSAIGAQFGGKYFTHDVRVIRLPRHAASCPVGLGVSCSADRNIKGKITKDGIFVEQLEVNPKRLLPETAPHLEPAVEVDLNQPMTDILKKLSQYPIKTRLKLNGTLIVARDIAHAKIKELLDAGKPMPEYFKNHPIYYAGPAKTPEGMASGSFGPTTAGRMDVYVEEFQKNGGSMVMLAKGNRTKDVMNACKTYGGFYLGSIGGPAAILAKENILSVEVVDFEELGMEAVRKITIKDFPAFIITDDKGNDFFENL; via the coding sequence ATGGACTTTATATATCAGGATCCTTATCCTATTTTAAGAGATGATACGCAATACCGCAAAATTAGTTCTGATTTTGTAAAAGTGGAACAATTTGGAGAACGCGAAATTCTTACTGTCGATCCAAAAGGATTGGAATTGTTGGCTCAGGAAGCATTGAAAGATGTTTCGTTTATGTTGCGAACTTCACATTTGGAAAAACTAAAAGCAATTCTTGACGATCCAGAAGCGACAGACAACGACCGTTTTGTGGCGTATAATTTATTGCAAAACGCAGTTGTGGCTATCGATGGCGAGTTGCCTTCTTGTCAGGATACCGGAACAGCGATTGTAATGGCCAAAAAAGGTGAAAATGTATATACGGGAGCCGATGATGCAGAATGGCTTTCTAGGGGGATTTTTAACACCTATCAGGAGCGTAATCTTCGTTATTCTCAAATTGTACCGATAAGCATGTTTGAGGAAAAGAATTCTGGATCTAATCTTCCGGCGCAAATTGATATTTATGCTAAAAAAGGAGCTTCGTATGAGTTTTTGTTTTTAGCAAAAGGTGGAGGTTCTGCCAACAAAACATATTTGTACCAGCAAACAAAATCGTTATTGAATGAAAAATCATTGGATGCTTTCATTCGTGCCAAAATAATGGATTTAGGAACTTCGGCTTGTCCGCCTTATCATTTGGCTTTAGTAATTGGAGGAACATCTGCTGAAGCAAATTTAGCTGCTGTAAAAAAAGCCTCTGCAGGTTATTTTGATCATTTACCGACAACTGGAAACATGTCTGGTCAGGCATTTCGTGATTTGGAGTGGGAAAAAAGAGTACAGTTAATTTGCCAGCAAAGTGCTATTGGAGCACAGTTTGGAGGAAAATATTTTACACATGACGTTCGTGTAATTCGTTTGCCACGTCACGCTGCTTCTTGTCCAGTTGGGTTAGGAGTTTCTTGTTCTGCTGATAGAAATATCAAAGGAAAAATTACCAAAGATGGTATTTTTGTAGAACAATTAGAAGTAAATCCAAAACGATTATTGCCAGAAACAGCTCCACATTTGGAACCAGCAGTTGAGGTTGATTTGAACCAACCGATGACTGATATTCTTAAAAAGCTTTCACAATATCCAATTAAAACCCGTTTAAAGCTAAACGGAACTTTGATTGTTGCTCGTGATATCGCACACGCAAAAATCAAAGAATTATTGGATGCTGGTAAACCAATGCCAGAATACTTTAAAAATCACCCAATCTATTATGCAGGTCCTGCAAAAACTCCAGAAGGAATGGCTTCGGGAAGTTTTGGTCCTACAACTGCGGGTCGTATGGATGTGTATGTTGAGGAATTCCAAAAAAATGGTGGAAGTATGGTAATGCTTGCCAAAGGAAACAGAACCAAAGATGTTATGAATGCTTGTAAAACTTACGGTGGATTCTATTTAGGGTCTATTGGAGGTCCTGCAGCTATTTTGGCTAAAGAAAATATCCTTTCGGTTGAGGTAGTTGATTTTGAGGAATTAGGTATGGAAGCTGTTCGTAAAATTACTATCAAAGATTTCCCTGCTTTTATTATTACTGATGATAAAGGAAATGATTTCTTTGAGAATCTTTAG